One genomic segment of Hordeum vulgare subsp. vulgare chromosome 2H, MorexV3_pseudomolecules_assembly, whole genome shotgun sequence includes these proteins:
- the LOC123425571 gene encoding 5-formyltetrahydrofolate cyclo-ligase, mitochondrial, whose amino-acid sequence MIKNAVSSLMVRFLHLPRAAPTLTYRPRCLLPLPPPRLRVAASASAPLAAMSTAAQQAVADQKRAVRSDVRRALKALSPDQRASEDLAIQNNILNSSWFKASKRLCAYISCAQLREVDTSKIIAEALSPDSEHDGQAKDIYVPRVEDKNRNMRMFKITAMDDLVKNSMNILEPSPLDASGNAREDVLSASSPVDLFVLPGQAFDRTGRRLGRGGGYYDTFLMRYQELAKEKGWNQPLLVALSYSVQILEEGIIPVNSTDVPIDALVTSSGIIPISPAALERV is encoded by the exons ATGATAAAAAATGCAGTGTCCTCGCTGATGGTGCGCTTCCTccacctgccccgcgccgcccccacCCTCACCTACCGGCCCCGTTGCCTCCTTCCGCTCCCTCCCCCGCGGCTGCGAGTTGCCGCGTCGGCCTCAGCACCCCTCGCCGCCATGTCGACGGCCGCGCAGCAGGCGGTCGCGGACCAGAAGCGCGCGGTGCGGTCCGACGTGCGCAGGGCGCTCAAGGCCCTCTCCCCCGATCAGCGCGCCAGCGAAG ATCTGGCtattcaaaacaatattttgaaCTCTTCTTGGTTCAAAGCAAGCAAACGTTTGTGTGCCTATATAAGCTGTGCGCAATTACGAGAAGTTGACACATCAAAAATAATAGCAGAAGCTCTATCCCCAGATTCTG AACATGATGGACAAGCAAAGGATATCTATGTTCCTCGAGTGGAAGATAAAAACCGCAATATGCGGATGTTCAAAATCACGGCCATGGATGATTTAGTTAAAAATTCGATGAACATTCTGGAACCGTCACCATTGGATGCTAGTGGGAATGCTCGTGAAGATG TGTTGTCAGCCTCATCCCCTGTTGATCTTTTTGTATTGCCTG GACAAGCTTTTGACAGAACTGGCCGAAGACTAGGACGTGGTGGAGG GTACTACGACACTTTCTTGATGAGATACCAAGAACTTGCTAAAGAAAAGGGGTGGAATCAGCCTCTTCTAG TTGCACTTTCGTACTCCGTGCAAATTCTGGAGGAAGGCATCATCCCGGTTAACTCAACAGATGTTCCTATTGATGCTCTGGTCACATCCTCTGGCATTATTCCAATCAGTCCTGCAGCACTGGAGAGGGTGTAA